A DNA window from Zonotrichia albicollis isolate bZonAlb1 chromosome 2, bZonAlb1.hap1, whole genome shotgun sequence contains the following coding sequences:
- the PIGA gene encoding phosphatidylinositol N-acetylglucosaminyltransferase subunit A, giving the protein MAPGSAQGAPAAGRSGPGMDGGGPAAHSVCMVSDFFYPNMGGVESHVYQLSQCLIERGHKVLVVTHAYGHRKGVRYLTSGLKVYYLPLKVMYNQSTATTLFHSLPLLRYIFVRERVTIVHAHSSFSAMAHDALFHAKTMGLRTVFTDHSLFGFADVSSVLTNKLLTVSLCDTNHIICVSYTSKENTVLRAALDPRIVSVIPNAVDPTDFTPDPSRRDDSTITIVVVSRLVYRKGIDLLSGIIPELCQKYPELHFLVGGEGPKRIVLEEVRERYQLHDRVRLLGGLEHQDVRNVLVQGHIFLNTSLTEAFCMAIVEAASCGLQVVSTRVGGIPEVLPENLIILCEPSVKSLCDGLEKAIAQLRSGTLPSPEAVHNEVKTFYTWRNVAERTEKVYDRVADEVVLPMKERLDRLMTHCGPVTGCIFAFFAVLNFLLLAFLRWMTPDSIIDVAIDATGPKGAWTKRYFFGKKRRVKEELPNS; this is encoded by the exons ATGGCGCCGGGCAGCGCGCAGGGAGCGCCGGCCGCCGGCAG GAGCGGGCCCGGCATGGACGGCGGAGGCCCGGCGGCGCACAGCGTGTGCATGGTGTCGGACTTCTTCTACCCCAACATGGGGGGCGTGGAGAGCCACGTGTACCAGCTGTCACAGTGCCTCATCGAGCGCGGCCACAAGGTGCTGGTGGTCACCCACGCCTACGGCCACCGCAAGGGCGTCCGCTACCTCACCAGCGGGCTGAAAGTCTACTACCTGCCCCTGAAGGTGATGTACAACCAGTCCACGGCCACGACGCTCTTCCACAGCCTGCCCTTGCTCAGGTACATCTTCGTGCGGGAGCGGGTGACCATCGTGCACGCCCACAGCTCCTTCTCGGCCATGGCCCACGACGCCCTGTTCCACGCCAAGACCATGGGGCTGCGCACCGTGTTCACCGACCACTCCCTGTTCGGCTTCGCCGATGTCAGCTCGGTGCTGACCAACAAGCTGCTGACGGTGTCCCTGTGTGACACCAACCACATCATCTGCGTCTCCTACACCAGCAAGGAGAACACGGTGTTGCGGGCAGCCCTGGACCCTCGGATAGTCTCTGTCATCCCCAACGCTGTGGATCCCACCGACTTCACCCCAGACCCCTCCAGGAGGGATGACAGTACAATAACAATTGTCGTTGTCAGCAGACTCGTTTACAGAAAAG GTATTGATTTGCTTAGTGGTATAATTCCTGAGCTGTGTCAGAAATATCCAGAGTTACACTTCTTAGTTGGAGGAGAAGGACCAAAGCGAATCGTACTGGAAGAGGTCCGGGAGAGATACCAGCTGCATGACAG GGTGCGTCTTCTAGGAGGCTTGGAACACCAGGATGTCAGAAATGTCCTGGTCCAAGGGCACATTTTTCTCAACACTTCCCTCACTGAGGCCTTTTGTATGGCTATTGTGGAGGCAGCAAGCTGTGGTttacag GTGGTGAGCACAAGAGTTGGTGGGATTCCAGAGGTACTTCCAGAAAATCTCATCATTTTGTGTGAGCCCTCTGTGAAATCTTTGTGTGATGGACTAGAAAAAGCTATTGCCCAGCTCAGATCAGGAACTCTGCCATCTCCAGAAGCTGTTCATAATGAAGTAAAGACTTTTTATACGTGGAGGAATGTAGCAGAGAGAACTGAGAAA GTGTATGACAGAGTTGCAGATGAAGTGGTTTTACCAATGAAGGAGCGACTTGACAGACTAATGACTCACTGTGGTCCCGTGACCGGgtgtatttttgctttttttgctgttctgaACTTCCTTCTCTTGGCATTTCTGAGGTGGATGACTCCAGATTCCATAATTGATGTTGCAATAGATGCTACAGGACCTAAGGGTGCATGGACTAAACGgtatttttttggaaaaaaaagaagagttaAAGAAGAACTTCCAAACTCCTAA
- the ASB11 gene encoding ankyrin repeat and SOCS box protein 11 isoform X1 has product MEGTSILHSFTNIYFAIFALFCFKLLIKISLALLTHFYIVKGNRKEAARIAEEIYGIVPGSWADRSPLHDAAFQGRLLSLKTLIAQGFNVNLLTTDRVSALHEACLGGHVACAKVLLENGAQVNAATIDGVTPLFNACCSGSAACVSMLLEFGAKAQLGSHLPSPIHEAAKRGHRECMETLLAHGVDIDQEDPQHGSPLYMACTYLRTECVKKLLELGANVNVGKRLDTPLHAAARKSSVEIVILLIDYGADPKCRNADLKCALDLATPHSKVEQALLLQEGPASLAQLCRLSIRRRLGRSCLCSVPKLHLPEPLQNFLLHR; this is encoded by the exons ATGGAGGGCACTTCTATACTCCATTCTTTCACTAACATTTACTTTGccatttttgctttgttttgcttcaagCTTTTAATTAAGATTTCCTTGGCTTTGCTAACCCATTTCTATATTGTTAAAGGCAACAGAAAAGAAGCTGCCAGGATAGCAGAAGAGATCTATGGAATAGTCCCAG GCAGCTGGGCAGACCGGTCCCCTCTCCACGATGCTGCCTTCCAGGGACGCCTCCTCTCTCTGAAAACCTTGATTGCACAG GGTTTCAACGTGAACCTGCTCACCACAGACCGTGTGTCAGCTCTCCACGAGGCCTGCCTGGGTGGGCACGTGGCCTGTgccaaggtgctgctggaaAATGGCGCCCAG GTGAATGCAGCCACCATCGACGGGGTGACTCCGCTGTTCAACGCCTGCTGCAGCGGCAGCGCAGCCTGTGTCAGCATGCTGCTGGAATTCGGGGCCAAGGCACAGCTGGGGAGCCACCTGCCCTCACCCATCCACGAAGCAGCCAAGAGAG GTCACAGGGAGTGCATGGAGACGCTCCTGGCCCATGGGGTTGACATTGACCAAGAAGACCCACAGCATGGGAGCCCTCTCTACATGGCCTGCACCTACCTGAGAACAGAATGTGTCAAGAAGCTGCTGGAGCTAG GAGCCAACGTGAACGTGGGGAAGCGACTGGACACCCCCCTGCACGCGGCAGCGAGGAAATCCAGCGTGGAGATCGTTATCTTGTTGATAGACTATGGTGCTGACCCAAAATGCAGAAATGCTGACCTCAAATGTGCCCTGGATCTTGCCACACCCCACAGCAAAGTGGAGCAGGCGCTTCTGCTTCAGGAAG gtcctgccagcctggcccagctgtgCAGGTTGAGCATCAGAAGGCGCCTGGGCCGGTCGTGCCTCTGCTCAGTCCCCAAGCTGCACCTGCCTGAGCCACTGCAGAACTTCCTCCTGCATCGATAG
- the ASB11 gene encoding ankyrin repeat and SOCS box protein 11 isoform X2 — protein sequence MSLPAEQGRSAPYGNYICHTFQGGSWADRSPLHDAAFQGRLLSLKTLIAQGFNVNLLTTDRVSALHEACLGGHVACAKVLLENGAQVNAATIDGVTPLFNACCSGSAACVSMLLEFGAKAQLGSHLPSPIHEAAKRGHRECMETLLAHGVDIDQEDPQHGSPLYMACTYLRTECVKKLLELGANVNVGKRLDTPLHAAARKSSVEIVILLIDYGADPKCRNADLKCALDLATPHSKVEQALLLQEGPASLAQLCRLSIRRRLGRSCLCSVPKLHLPEPLQNFLLHR from the exons ATGTCactcccagctgagcaggggagAAGTGCTCCATATGGGAACTATATTTGCCACACGTTTCAGGGAG GCAGCTGGGCAGACCGGTCCCCTCTCCACGATGCTGCCTTCCAGGGACGCCTCCTCTCTCTGAAAACCTTGATTGCACAG GGTTTCAACGTGAACCTGCTCACCACAGACCGTGTGTCAGCTCTCCACGAGGCCTGCCTGGGTGGGCACGTGGCCTGTgccaaggtgctgctggaaAATGGCGCCCAG GTGAATGCAGCCACCATCGACGGGGTGACTCCGCTGTTCAACGCCTGCTGCAGCGGCAGCGCAGCCTGTGTCAGCATGCTGCTGGAATTCGGGGCCAAGGCACAGCTGGGGAGCCACCTGCCCTCACCCATCCACGAAGCAGCCAAGAGAG GTCACAGGGAGTGCATGGAGACGCTCCTGGCCCATGGGGTTGACATTGACCAAGAAGACCCACAGCATGGGAGCCCTCTCTACATGGCCTGCACCTACCTGAGAACAGAATGTGTCAAGAAGCTGCTGGAGCTAG GAGCCAACGTGAACGTGGGGAAGCGACTGGACACCCCCCTGCACGCGGCAGCGAGGAAATCCAGCGTGGAGATCGTTATCTTGTTGATAGACTATGGTGCTGACCCAAAATGCAGAAATGCTGACCTCAAATGTGCCCTGGATCTTGCCACACCCCACAGCAAAGTGGAGCAGGCGCTTCTGCTTCAGGAAG gtcctgccagcctggcccagctgtgCAGGTTGAGCATCAGAAGGCGCCTGGGCCGGTCGTGCCTCTGCTCAGTCCCCAAGCTGCACCTGCCTGAGCCACTGCAGAACTTCCTCCTGCATCGATAG